The following coding sequences lie in one Arabidopsis thaliana chromosome 3, partial sequence genomic window:
- a CDS encoding wall-associated receptor kinase carboxy-terminal protein (unknown protein; FUNCTIONS IN: molecular_function unknown; INVOLVED IN: biological_process unknown; LOCATED IN: endomembrane system; EXPRESSED IN: 19 plant structures; EXPRESSED DURING: 13 growth stages; BEST Arabidopsis thaliana protein match is: unknown protein (TAIR:AT5G50290.1); Has 203 Blast hits to 203 proteins in 13 species: Archae - 0; Bacteria - 0; Metazoa - 0; Fungi - 0; Plants - 203; Viruses - 0; Other Eukaryotes - 0 (source: NCBI BLink).) — protein MTKLFFFFFSFLYTITTLTFPPLTTSAATSCRTLCGNIPINYPFGIDGGCGSPQYRGMFNCSTDLYFTTPSGSYKVQSIDYEKKTMVIFDPAMSTCSILQPHHDFKMADIQNTLIRPSYDTVFALFNCSNDSPVHNRYRNLCFNAAGHSCDELYSSCTSFRIFNTTSPYGNNSTVHTTPYCCFTNYDTVRVMSMNILDCSHYTTVIDNGKMRGVGPLDWSYGIELSYSVTEIGCDRCRKSGGTCGFDAETEIFLCQCSGSNNNPTRECGGGMTDRGGCSFTNINFITTLLTMFMSFIYTVL, from the exons atgacgaagctcttcttcttcttcttctccttcctctacACAATCACAACCCTAACATTTCCGCCATTAACAACCTCAGCAGCAACATCATGCCGAACATTATGCGGCAACATCCCAATAAACTACCCGTTCGGCATCGACGGCGGTTGCGGATCTCCTCAATACAGAGGAATGTTCAATTGCTCCACCGATCTATATTTCACCACTCCTTCCGGCAGCTATAAGGTCCAAAGCATCGATTacgagaagaaaacaatggtAATCTTCGATCCTGCTATGTCTACTTGCTCGATTCTTCAGCCTCACCACGATTTCAAAATGGCGGATATTCAAAACACTCTTATTAGACCTTCGTACGACACCGTTTTCGCACTTTTCAACTGTTCCAACGATTCTCCTGTTCATAATCGTTACCGGAATCTATGTTTTAATGCCGCCGGCCACTCTTGCGACGAGCTTTATAGCTCCTGTACTTCCTTTCGAATCTTCAACACCACTTCTCCCTATG GTAACAACAGTACGGTTCATACGACGCCGTATTGCTGTTTCACTAACTACGATACGGTGCGGGTGATGAGTATGAACATTTTGGATTGCTCACATTACACGACGGTGATTGACAATGGAAAAATGAGAGGAGTGGGGCCTTTGGATTGGTCCTATGGAATCGAGCTTTCGTACTCGGTAACGGAGATTGGCTGTGACCGTTGCCGAAAGTCAGGTGGCACTTGTGGCTTTGACGCCGAGACGGAGATCTTTCTTTGCCAGTGTTCCGGTTCCAACAACAACCCTACGAGAGAATGTG GTGGAGGTATGACTGATCGAGGAGGCTGCAGTTTtacaaacataaattttataacGACTCTCTTGACTATGTTCATGTCTTTTATTTACACTGTTTTGTGA
- a CDS encoding wall-associated receptor kinase carboxy-terminal protein, with amino-acid sequence MTKLFFFFFSFLYTITTLTFPPLTTSAATSCRTLCGNIPINYPFGIDGGCGSPQYRGMFNCSTDLYFTTPSGSYKVQSIDYEKKTMVIFDPAMSTCSILQPHHDFKMADIQNTLIRPSYDTVFALFNCSNDSPVHNRYRNLCFNAAGHSCDELYSSCTSFRIFNTTSPYGNNSTVHTTPYCCFTNYDTVRVMSMNILDCSHYTTVIDNGKMRGVGPLDWSYGIELSYSVTEIGCDRCRKSGGTCGFDAETEIFLCQCSGSNNNPTRECGNYRIDPYTF; translated from the exons atgacgaagctcttcttcttcttcttctccttcctctacACAATCACAACCCTAACATTTCCGCCATTAACAACCTCAGCAGCAACATCATGCCGAACATTATGCGGCAACATCCCAATAAACTACCCGTTCGGCATCGACGGCGGTTGCGGATCTCCTCAATACAGAGGAATGTTCAATTGCTCCACCGATCTATATTTCACCACTCCTTCCGGCAGCTATAAGGTCCAAAGCATCGATTacgagaagaaaacaatggtAATCTTCGATCCTGCTATGTCTACTTGCTCGATTCTTCAGCCTCACCACGATTTCAAAATGGCGGATATTCAAAACACTCTTATTAGACCTTCGTACGACACCGTTTTCGCACTTTTCAACTGTTCCAACGATTCTCCTGTTCATAATCGTTACCGGAATCTATGTTTTAATGCCGCCGGCCACTCTTGCGACGAGCTTTATAGCTCCTGTACTTCCTTTCGAATCTTCAACACCACTTCTCCCTATG GTAACAACAGTACGGTTCATACGACGCCGTATTGCTGTTTCACTAACTACGATACGGTGCGGGTGATGAGTATGAACATTTTGGATTGCTCACATTACACGACGGTGATTGACAATGGAAAAATGAGAGGAGTGGGGCCTTTGGATTGGTCCTATGGAATCGAGCTTTCGTACTCGGTAACGGAGATTGGCTGTGACCGTTGCCGAAAGTCAGGTGGCACTTGTGGCTTTGACGCCGAGACGGAGATCTTTCTTTGCCAGTGTTCCGGTTCCAACAACAACCCTACGAGAGAATGTGGTAATTACCGTATCGATCCCtatactttttaa